One part of the Tachysurus vachellii isolate PV-2020 chromosome 6, HZAU_Pvac_v1, whole genome shotgun sequence genome encodes these proteins:
- the LOC132847039 gene encoding zinc transporter ZIP9: MDGAAAVILISLAMFVGCFLLGLIPLLVNFSQQKQQFITVLGAGLLCGTALAIIIPEGVELLEGSFRDSFCSAVTARLNASDANAILKPSTEKGLRPHVFIGASLVLGFTLMFVVDQIADYCSSHVSRASVYSGSTTATLGLLIHAAADGMALGAAVASSQVSVQVIVFFAVILHKAPAAFGLVSFLLHAGLEKSTVQKHLLAFSCAAPLTAISTYFILTAIGGSSQHRLGMTGIGMLVSAGTFLYVATVHVLPEINSRGQLRSSPIHHHAGTGAYHHAGLGLMESITLVAGAGLPVLLALSLPDE, encoded by the exons ATGGACGGAGCTGCGGCTGTTATTTTAATCTCTCTCGCGATGTTTGTGGGATGTTTTCTGCTCGGACTTATTCCACTACTGGTCAACTTTTCCCAG CAGAAGCAGCAGTTTATTACCgtgttgggggcggggcttctgtGTGGCACCGCCCTCGCGATTATTATTCCAGAGGGGGTGGAGCTACTTGAGGGGTCTTTCAGAG ATTCATTTTGCTCAGCTGTGACAGCTAGACTAAATGCCTCTGATGCGAATGCTATTCTCAAGCCTTCCACAGAGAAAGGACTGCGTCCACACGTCTTCATTGGAGCATCACTGGTCCTGGGCTTCACATTGATGTTTGTGGTTGATCAGATTGCTGACTACTGTTCCTCACACG TCTCACGTGCGAGCGTATACAGTGGCAGCACCACAGCAACTCTGGGTCTCCTCATTCACGCAGCAG CTGATGGTATGGCTCTAGGTGCAGCTGTTGCATCATCTCAAGTGTCAGTTCAGGTCATTGTCTTCTTTGCTGTGATTTTGCACAAG GCCCCAGCTGCGTTCGGTCTCGTCTCGTTCCTCCTGCACGCAGGATTGGAGAAAAGCACAGTTCAGAAGCATTTGCTGGCTTTTTCCTGTGCAGCGCCTCTGACTGCGATCAGCACCTACTTCATCCTAACTGCG ATTGGTGGCTCTTCACAGCACCGTCTGGGTATGACAGGAATCGGCATGCTGGTCTCTGCTGGGACTTTCCTTTACGTGGCTACAGTGCATGTGCTGCCTGAGATTAACAGCAGAGGGCAGCTGAGATCCAGCCCCATTCACCACCATGCAGGAACAGGAGCGTACCATCACGCAGGCCTCGGGTTAATGGAAAGCATCACGCTGGTCGCTGGAGCTGGACTTCCTGTGCTCTTAGCCCTCAGCCTACCTGACGAATGA
- the slc29a1a gene encoding equilibrative nucleoside transporter 1a: MTTGTNSPRDRYYAVWIIFFILGLGTLLPWNFFMTATQYFTGRLKDPKMNVTVQNQSIADTRSVLESKFNNVMTLCAMVPLLIFTCLNSFLHQRIPQKCRISGSLSVILVVFLITAVLVKVVMEPLPFFVITMIKIVCINCFGAILQGSLFGLAGLLPASYTAPIMSGQGFAGTFAAFSLICAIATGAEMQDSAFGYFITACVVIVLAIASYIALPRMDFFKYYADANCPKPSNDEENTMDPLSKESSEEKKAVLNLTEEETIDNVTVFAIFKKLWLMALSVCFVFTITIGVFPAVTVEVQSSAEDGGDWHKYFIPVFCFLLFNLMDWVGRSLTAKWMWPGKDSIWLPVLVLARVIFVPLFVLCNVQPRKNLPVVFADDAWYIVFMILFSFSNGYLASLCMCYGPKKVAQREAETAGAIMAFFLSLGLALGAALSFGFRAMI; this comes from the exons ATGACGACCGGAACAAACTCACCACGAGACAG GTATTATGCTGTAtggattatattttttatcctgGGACTGGGAACACTTCTGCCATGGAACTTCTTCATGACTGCCACCCAG TACTTCACTGGCCGTCTGAAAGATCCCAAAATGAACGTGACTGTTCAGAACCAGAGCATAGCTGATACACGTAGTGTCCTGGAATCGAAGTTCAACAACGTGATGACACTGTGCGCTATGGTGCCGCTGCTCATCTTCACCTGTCTTAATTCCTTCCTTCATCAGAG GATTCCTCAGAAATGTAGGATCTCCGGCAGCCTCTCTGTGATCCTGGTGGTGTTTCTCATCACTGCAGTGTTGGTCAAGGTGGTCATGGAACCTTTGCCCTTTTTCGTCATCACCATGATCAAAATCGTCTGCATCAACT GTTTTGGGGCGATTCTGCAGGGGAGTCTGTTTGGACTGGCAGGATTGCTCCCGGCTTCCTACACTGCGCCCATCATGAGTGGCCAGGGATTTGCTGGAACATTTGCAGCCTTTTCCTTGATCTGTGCAATTgcca CTGGTGCAGAGATGCAGGACAGCGCTTTTGGCTACTTCATCACTGCATGTGTTGTAATTGTTCTAGCCATCGCTTCTTACATTGCACTTCCCAGAATG GATTTTTTCAAGTATTATGCCGACGCCAACTGCCCCAAACCAAGCAATGATGAGGAAAACACGATGGATCCGTTGAGCAAAG AGAGCTCTGAGGAGAAGAAGGCAGTACTGAATCTGACTGAAGAGGAGACCATAGATAACGTCACTGTGTTTGCCATCTTTAAAAAG CTCTGGCTGATGGCCCTTTCAGTGTGCTTCGTCTTCACCATCACTATTGGAGTATTCCCGGCAGTGACTGTGGAGGTCCAGTCCTCTGCAGAGGATGGTGGTGATTGGC ATAAATACTTCATTCCCGTGTTCTGCTTCTTGCTCTTCAACTTGATGGACTGGGTCGGACGGAGCTTAACTGCAAAGTGGATGTGG CCTGGTAAAGACAGCATCTGGCTTCCGGTGCTGGTGCTGGCTCGAGTCATATTTGTCCCCCTCTTTGTTCTGTGTAACGTGCAACCCAGGAAAAACCTGCCTGTGGTGTTTGCTGATGACGCCTGGTACATCGTTTTCATGATCCTCTTCTCATTCAGCAACGGCTACCTGGCCAGCCTGTGCATGTGCTACGGACCTAA GAAAGTGGCTCAGCGTGAAGCAGAAACAGCCGGAGCCATCATGGCCTTCTTCCTGTCCTTAGGTCTGGCCCTGGGAGCTGCGTTGTCCTTTGGCTTCAGGGCAATGATCTAG